The following proteins come from a genomic window of Dreissena polymorpha isolate Duluth1 chromosome 1, UMN_Dpol_1.0, whole genome shotgun sequence:
- the LOC127874604 gene encoding uncharacterized protein LOC127874604 encodes MSSVENDVLDLSDVNGDSEFSGFESGDIVDTPYVASMVEVSTVTTKEKRGKSPVKGKKKVKSVVKKASKPVSRNQTPTNKSKKLPLSSIDINQLSKEDIVKLRQKLGIPDVDPHYYDTFDEYSYQEVDRPNLHVQINSEDVSDTETPGPSRSKNIEEELFGSVTSEDENWQPPKLKALETDKPIAKSLAKLINVACTSQCDIEEIAKKYKIPENVDMAGPPLVNPEIWKILDKRVHTQDRGLAEIQNIVATAMVPVIKLAENLKSAALNQGTKTLLSDTLTLLGQVQYNISVKRRYSIRPHLKKKYFGLCNISMPITKNLFGDDVSKEIKSCDSMAYIAKDSQYGSYKPWRGRGTNRPFRRGYSGNYRFQPYPVQRGNFSRPFRARAGRVGATSAYPNDK; translated from the coding sequence ATGAGCTCTGTTGAGAACGATGTTCTCGACTTATCGGATGTGAACGGAGACTCGGAGTTTTCCGGTTTCGAATCTGGTGATATCGTTGATACACCATATGTTGCTTCTATGGTTGAGGTTTCCACCGTGACTACTAAAGAGAAACGTGGAAAAAGTCCCGTTAAGGGAAAAAAGAAAGTTAAGTCCGTTGTCAAAAAGGCCTCAAAACCAGTTAGTCGTAATCAGACACCTACAAACAAGTCAAAAAAGTTGCCATTATCTTCTATTGACATAAATCAGCTCTCAAAGGaagatattgtaaaattaagACAGAAACTGGGTATTCCAGATGTTGACCCCCACTATTATGATACATTTGATGAATATTCTTATCAAGAGGTGGATCGGCCAAATTTACATGTGCAAATAAATTCAGAGGATGTTTCAGACACTGAAACTCCAGGACCTTCTAGGTCTAAGAATATTGAAGAAGAGCTGTTTGGCTCAGTTACTTCTGAGGATGAAAATTGGCAGCCTCCTAAATTGAAGGCTTTAGAAACGGATAAACCCATTGCTAAATCTTTAGCAAAATTGATTAATGTGGCATGCACTTCTCAGTGCGATATAGAGGAAATTGCAAAGAAATATAAGATTCCTGAAAATGTTGATATGGCTGGACCACCACTTGTTAATCCTGAAATCTGGAAAATATTAGATAAAAGAGTGCACACACAAGACAGAGGTTTGGCTGAAATTCAGAATATTGTTGCCACAGCCATGGTACCGGTAATCAAATTAGCTGAAAATCTGAAATCGGCTGCATTAAATCAGGGAACAAAAACCCTTTTGTCGGACACACTTACATTGCTTGGTCAAGTACAGTACAATATTTCAGTAAAGAGGCGCTACAGCATTCGTCctcatttgaaaaagaaatactTTGGACTGTGTAATATATCAATGCCTATTACAAAGAATCTGTTTGGCGATGATGTGTCCAAGGAAATTAAATCATGTGACTCGATGGCATATATTGCTAAGGATTCCCAGTATGGGTCCTACAAACCATGGCGGGGACGTGGAACCAACAGACCATTTCGCAGAGGATATTCTGGGAATTATAGATTCCAGCCATATCCTGTACAGAGAGGAAATTTCTCCAGACCTTTCAGGGCCAGAGCAGGCCGGGTAGGAGCTACTTCAGCTTACCCAAACGACAAGTAG